Proteins encoded by one window of Massilia sp. NR 4-1:
- a CDS encoding cold-shock protein, with protein MATGIVKWFNDSKGFGFITPDEGGEDLFAHFSAIQSAGFKSLQENQRVSFDVTSGPKGKQASNIQPL; from the coding sequence ATGGCAACTGGTATCGTAAAATGGTTCAATGATTCGAAGGGTTTTGGCTTCATTACCCCTGACGAAGGCGGCGAAGATCTGTTCGCTCACTTCTCGGCGATTCAATCGGCCGGCTTCAAATCCCTGCAAGAGAACCAACGCGTTTCTTTTGACGTGACCTCCGGTCCAAAGGGTAAGCAAGCATCGAACATTCAGCCTCTGTAA
- a CDS encoding Hpt domain-containing protein, translating to MATPVDPAYRARLAALNEKFAASVPQRMAAIAQALAQCRAGGTTPEHLRALHESLHAVAGSAGSFGFKVLGEQARRLEQQLRGLQAGEGDWTLTAAEIDTLLTWAAQEPSAQHYPPQA from the coding sequence ATGGCGACCCCGGTCGATCCCGCCTACCGCGCCCGCCTGGCCGCGCTGAACGAAAAGTTCGCCGCCAGCGTGCCGCAGCGGATGGCGGCGATCGCCCAGGCGCTCGCCCAATGCCGCGCAGGCGGCACCACGCCCGAACATCTGCGCGCGCTGCATGAAAGCCTGCATGCCGTGGCCGGTTCCGCCGGTTCTTTCGGCTTCAAGGTATTGGGGGAGCAGGCGCGCCGCCTGGAGCAGCAACTGCGTGGCCTGCAGGCCGGCGAGGGCGACTGGACGCTGACCGCCGCCGAAATCGATACCCTATTAACGTGGGCAGCGCAAGAGCCAAGCGCACAACACTACCCGCCGCAGGCTTGA
- the upp gene encoding uracil phosphoribosyltransferase produces MKQDPRFPNLFITDHPLIQHKLSHMRDKTTSTRTFRELLKEITLLMGYEITRDLPLTTREIETPLMTIDAPVIAGKKLAVVPILRAGIGMSDGLLNLVPSARVGHIGVFRDPDTHQPVEYLVRLPDLVDRIFILCDPMVATGNSAVHAVDVLKNRGVGDDQIIFLALVAAPEGIEVFQKSHPGVKIYCASLDSHLNDHAYIVPGLGDAGDRIFGTK; encoded by the coding sequence ATGAAACAAGATCCGCGTTTCCCCAACCTGTTTATCACCGACCATCCCCTGATCCAGCACAAGCTCAGCCATATGCGCGACAAGACCACGTCCACGCGCACCTTCCGCGAGCTGCTGAAAGAGATCACCCTGCTGATGGGTTATGAAATCACCCGCGACCTGCCGCTGACCACGCGCGAAATCGAAACCCCGCTGATGACCATCGACGCGCCCGTGATCGCGGGCAAGAAACTGGCCGTGGTGCCGATCCTGCGCGCCGGCATCGGCATGAGCGATGGCCTGCTGAACCTGGTGCCCTCGGCCCGCGTCGGCCATATCGGCGTATTCCGCGACCCGGACACCCACCAACCGGTGGAATACCTGGTGCGTCTGCCGGACCTGGTCGACCGTATCTTCATCCTGTGCGATCCGATGGTAGCGACCGGTAATTCGGCCGTGCATGCCGTGGACGTGCTGAAAAACCGCGGCGTGGGCGACGATCAGATCATCTTCCTGGCCCTGGTGGCCGCGCCGGAAGGTATCGAAGTGTTCCAGAAATCGCATCCAGGTGTGAAGATCTACTGCGCTTCGCTGGACAGCCATCTGAACGACCATGCCTACATCGTGCCCGGCCTGGGCGATGCCGGCGACCGCATCTTCGGCACCAAGTAA
- a CDS encoding isovaleryl-CoA dehydrogenase, which yields MNPFDTHEIHNQVAPFGNVNLFRCDPALCEAVAREGDAGAGDGLAALGEMLGRAEILDLARQANRHSPQLHNFDRNGQRIDEIEFHPAWHALMKMLIEYGAHASPWDGREAGGQVLRAARYILFGQLENGSQCPVTMTYASVPALKQSPALAERWLPKILSREYDPRPLPMERKRGVLIGMGMTEKQGGSDVRSNTSFAEAVSAAEAERVFGEQGEQVYRIVGHKWFFSAPQCDAHLVLAQTEHGGSAGLSCFLLPRFLPDGSHNQIRVQRLKDKLGNRSNASSEVEFTGAYGWLLGKPGRGIPTILEMGSHTRLDCVLGSTGIMRAALTQALHHARQRRAFGKPLAEQPLMRNVLADLALESEAATVFAMRLARCFDHADDPAEAMLARILTPAGKYWICKRGPGFGAEAMEVLGGGGYVEDGPLARLYREFPVNSIWEGSGNVMCLDVLRAFSRSPDGAIALAAELGLAGASNAVYGAFCSALLAELAGLAATARPAGTSGSPATAAERAAETGAGLGAAVTPGEVLNKAADAEFGARLLAERIVLAVQAGLLLRHAPAYVSSAFVASRLAREPGGAYGRLSPDTDCAAILARALQV from the coding sequence ATGAACCCATTCGATACGCATGAAATCCATAATCAGGTCGCGCCGTTCGGCAATGTGAACCTGTTCCGCTGCGACCCCGCCTTGTGCGAGGCGGTGGCGCGCGAGGGCGATGCCGGCGCTGGCGATGGCCTGGCGGCGCTCGGCGAGATGCTGGGACGGGCCGAAATTCTCGACCTGGCGCGCCAGGCCAACCGCCATTCTCCCCAATTGCACAATTTCGACCGCAACGGCCAGCGCATCGACGAGATCGAATTCCATCCAGCCTGGCACGCGCTGATGAAGATGCTGATCGAGTATGGCGCCCACGCTTCGCCGTGGGACGGGCGGGAGGCTGGCGGCCAGGTGCTGCGCGCGGCGCGTTACATCCTGTTCGGCCAGCTGGAAAACGGCTCGCAATGCCCGGTGACCATGACCTATGCCAGCGTGCCGGCGCTGAAGCAGTCGCCGGCGCTGGCCGAACGCTGGCTGCCTAAGATTCTGTCGCGCGAATATGATCCGCGACCGCTGCCCATGGAGCGCAAGCGCGGCGTCCTGATCGGCATGGGCATGACGGAGAAGCAGGGCGGCTCCGATGTGCGTAGCAATACCAGCTTTGCCGAAGCGGTGAGCGCGGCCGAGGCGGAGCGCGTGTTTGGTGAGCAGGGCGAGCAGGTTTACCGCATCGTCGGCCATAAATGGTTCTTCTCGGCGCCGCAGTGCGATGCCCATTTGGTACTGGCGCAGACCGAACATGGCGGCAGCGCGGGCCTGTCCTGCTTCCTGCTGCCGCGCTTTTTGCCGGACGGCAGCCATAACCAGATCCGCGTGCAGCGCCTGAAGGACAAGCTGGGCAACCGCTCGAACGCCTCGTCCGAAGTGGAGTTCACTGGCGCCTACGGCTGGCTGTTGGGTAAGCCGGGACGCGGCATTCCCACCATCCTGGAAATGGGCAGCCATACCCGTCTGGATTGCGTCCTGGGCAGCACCGGCATCATGCGCGCGGCGCTGACCCAGGCCCTGCACCATGCGCGCCAGCGCCGTGCTTTCGGCAAGCCGCTGGCCGAGCAGCCGCTGATGCGCAATGTGCTGGCCGATCTGGCGCTGGAATCGGAGGCGGCCACCGTCTTCGCCATGCGGCTGGCGCGCTGCTTCGACCATGCGGACGACCCGGCCGAAGCCATGCTGGCGCGCATTCTGACCCCGGCCGGCAAATATTGGATCTGCAAGCGCGGCCCCGGCTTCGGCGCCGAGGCGATGGAAGTGCTGGGCGGCGGTGGTTATGTGGAGGATGGGCCGCTGGCGCGGCTGTACCGCGAATTCCCGGTGAATTCGATCTGGGAAGGTTCGGGCAATGTGATGTGTCTGGATGTGCTGCGCGCCTTTTCGCGTTCGCCCGATGGCGCCATCGCGCTGGCGGCGGAGCTGGGGCTGGCCGGCGCCAGCAATGCGGTCTATGGCGCATTCTGCTCGGCGCTGCTGGCGGAACTGGCCGGGCTGGCTGCTACGGCGCGGCCGGCGGGGACGAGCGGGAGCCCGGCTACCGCCGCGGAGCGTGCCGCAGAGACCGGGGCTGGCTTGGGTGCTGCCGTCACGCCAGGCGAGGTGTTGAACAAGGCCGCCGATGCCGAATTCGGCGCGCGCCTGCTGGCCGAGCGCATCGTGCTGGCGGTGCAGGCCGGCCTGCTGCTGCGCCATGCGCCGGCCTATGTCAGTTCGGCCTTCGTGGCCTCGCGGCTGGCGCGGGAGCCGGGCGGGGCATATGGCCGCCTGTCGCCGGACACGGATTGCGCCGCCATTTTGGCGCGCGCCCTGCAGGTTTGA